In the genome of Actinobacillus genomosp. 1, the window TCTAATGATTATGCCATTCGAGATGCGGCAAAATTAGGATTGGGATTAGGTTATATTTGTAAAGATTTGGTCCAAAAAGAATTGGAAAAAGGCGAGTTAATTCAAGTATTAGGCGAATTTAGTTATACATTTACCGGCTTTCATCTCTATTACCCGCACCGAAACGCTTCACCGGCACTCAAATGTGTTATTGATGCGTTAAGGGAATAAAATAAGCGGTTTGATTTACAAATTTTTTTGCAAATTCAACCGCTTGTAGCATACCTAAGTTAGATTTCTATTTGAGTAAAAATCGGTTTGTGGTGATTAAGCGTAGCGTCATTAAGACTAATGCTAAAATCGCTGCCGAGCCGAGTATAAACATTGCAATGCCAAGCATTGCTATCGGCTTATCAGACAGTTCGTAGTAGAAATGGAGTCCAACACCTGCCATTGAGGCGGAGCCGAATGAGAAAGACCAAAGTCCCATGGATATGCCGTTTTGCATAATCCACGGCAATAATTTGGCCAATAATAAGAATTGTAAAAGCCCATAACCGATAAGCAAATAAACAAAACCGTCTATTTTGCCGCCGTTCAAACTAAAGTAAGCCGAACAACAGACGAAAGCCGGTGCGAACTGAATACCGAATACCGGACGAACTGCCGGCGAAACGGGTTCTAAATTACGTAAACGTTGCTGTATCGCCGGTTCTAAACAGAGCCACGAAAATACACCGGCACCGAGGAAAAGCATACCGAGTTCATTCTGCCCCGACATACCTAAAACATTGGCACTGACAAAATTCGCTGCGACTAGCGGTAAATACAATACCGGCGTAGTTGATTCGGTCGGATGATTGCCTTGCCATAATTTACCGATACGTAACATCGCAAAACCTATCTGACCAATAATTCCTGCAACTAATAAAATACGGCTGATGAACAGGCTATACGGTTGAACGGCAAGGCTAATGAGCAACGACGTAATCATTGTTAAACTGACAAAACAACCCATAATCGGATGATCCGATTCCGCTTTGGCTAATTGCGGATAGCTAAACCATTTATAGCCATAGATCACGATTAAACTCGCCCAAATCAAAGTGGCGATTGCTAAAACGGATTCGCCGATAAGATGAGGGATCGCTAAAATGCTTGCCGCATAACGCCATGCTAAACCGATTCCGGCAAGCCCGAGAACCATTCCTAAATAACTTACCGGAATGGGAAATACTGCTTTTATCATTATAATTCCTTTATCAATCTCTCTGTTTTTCAAATTGAATAAACACGCAAGCGGTCGTAAATTCTGCAAGATTTACGACCGCTTGCGACGATAAAATAAGTTACAACCGGGCTAAAAACTGCGGATTGATTTCATACATTTTAGCTAATTTGAAATCAGCTAACGCCCAATAATTTTCGTGAAAATCTAATTCATTAGGAATCACAATACAGCTCATCGAAGCAGCTTTCACCGAAATCATACCCGGTTTAGAATCTTCAATGCCAATACATTCGACAGGATCAATACCCAAACCTTTCGCCGCTTGTAAATAAACCGCCGGATGCGGTTTGCTATACGGCAGTTCCGCACCGGAGGCGATATAGCTAAAATAATCGGCAATACCGCAACTTTTCACGATATTATCCAACATATAACGGGGCGAAGCGGAGGCAATCGCAATTTTTATATCATGTCGTGCAAGTAATTCTAAGGTTTCTGTTACTCCCTGCATTAACGGCTTTGCTTTTAGAATATTACTGATTGCCAAATCCAATAATTCTTGCGCAACTTTTTCAATATCTAACGGTTTCTGGTATAACTCACTAGCATAACGTAATACCGGTACGGACGGCATACCGCGCGTACGAGCCAATTCCTGTTCGGTAATAGGAATACCGTAGCCGTGTAAAAGATCCAGTTCCGTTTGTTGCCATAAAGGCTCAGAGTCAATCAACACTCCGTCCATATCAAAAATAAATGCTTTTTTCATATATCATCCCCTACTTAATCAACATAGCCGGCTCATATTGTACGAGATCTACACTTGTAGATTGAAACTATTCTTTTATTTCCCTTATCCCTGATCAAAAAGCGGTCGGATTTGTCAGATTTTTTGCAAAAAAATACCTTGCGATATGCAAGGTATTAGAAATAGATAAAACGTTACAGCTAATTAATCACTTCTTATTTTGATCCTAATTCGTCTGTACCCCAATATTTACGTTGAAAACACCTGAATGTCTAATAGATTGATCCGTAAATGTTAAGCGAGCTTTTACTTGTACCCAACAGAATAAATTAGGGGCATCTCTAGATTTTTCATCTTTTGTCGGTGTAAAAAATTGACCATTTGTAGAAGTATTCATATGGATAAGATCAACTTTAGCCGGATATTTTAGCCCTTCCGGACTAATCAGCTCAATATCTCTTGTTACAATTATTGATCCAGTCCCCGCTTTCCATCCACCTAAATTATCATTCATTGTAAAAATATCATCAGCATTGCTGCGTAACTCAGATATAGTCTTCGGAATTTGTTCACCGCACTCCTTATTACGTCTCCTCAAACCAATATGACTATCCCTTAGCTCAGTCCAATAATCTATAGATTCTCCTTTCGGACGAATAGCACGATAGTAAAAATTAAAAACTCCTTGAGTTTCTAATGTAAAAGTTTGATTGGAAAGATTATGTTGTGGTATTGTTCCCCCTGTCAGAATATGCTGTCCGACATTTAAATCTCCCGTACCCTGAATATCACCAAGACTAATATTTGCCATTCCATTTTGTAATGGAATATTAGGTAATAATTCATACTCTTGAATATTTTTTTCAAATCGTTGATTCAAATCAGCCTTACCGAAAGCTCTATTTGAACGACAAAAATAAATTGTATTATTGTTATTAACTACTCTCAGAGCAGGATCTAAATAAAAGGGAGGGGCTGAGTTATATTCCAATTCCGGACAAGCCGCCCAAAGGTTACCGCAGGATAACCCTAGCACTAACAAAATCAGTTTTTTCATTAGATTATTTCCCCCTTTGTAACATAAGATGCATAATAAAATCATCTTTGATCGTAATTTCTTTTGACAAATAGCCTTTTGCTTTTAGGATATACTGTCCTTTCGGTAAATCTAGCATTTGGAAATTACCCCATTCA includes:
- the hxpB gene encoding hexitol phosphatase HxpB, with protein sequence MKKAFIFDMDGVLIDSEPLWQQTELDLLHGYGIPITEQELARTRGMPSVPVLRYASELYQKPLDIEKVAQELLDLAISNILKAKPLMQGVTETLELLARHDIKIAIASASPRYMLDNIVKSCGIADYFSYIASGAELPYSKPHPAVYLQAAKGLGIDPVECIGIEDSKPGMISVKAASMSCIVIPNELDFHENYWALADFKLAKMYEINPQFLARL
- the tehA gene encoding dicarboxylate transporter/tellurite-resistance protein TehA, which codes for MIKAVFPIPVSYLGMVLGLAGIGLAWRYAASILAIPHLIGESVLAIATLIWASLIVIYGYKWFSYPQLAKAESDHPIMGCFVSLTMITSLLISLAVQPYSLFISRILLVAGIIGQIGFAMLRIGKLWQGNHPTESTTPVLYLPLVAANFVSANVLGMSGQNELGMLFLGAGVFSWLCLEPAIQQRLRNLEPVSPAVRPVFGIQFAPAFVCCSAYFSLNGGKIDGFVYLLIGYGLLQFLLLAKLLPWIMQNGISMGLWSFSFGSASMAGVGLHFYYELSDKPIAMLGIAMFILGSAAILALVLMTLRLITTNRFLLK